Proteins from a genomic interval of Acidimicrobiales bacterium:
- a CDS encoding sensor domain-containing diguanylate cyclase, with the protein MNRLLRRFVERDLSLVVRFRRGLRAGFLVAAGLAVGTLVLVEVATSSLNHDVGYGHELATQRAEVARLSERLALLAGVDDAAEGNRLRIEMGSAVVDVARRQTELQRTDPALAASTVEWEGTVVEFDRAFASALALLDESVELLADPDASALVGSQSVVATISALAALDPVYEARTDTRADAVFETTATLRQQGRWVAGLALAAAILRLVVLGRPLVRQLEIDNEEYRRTTEEGVEIQMRSIVSSRLAEGMEAVDDEQGVRVVVERTLARLMPTRPAEMLLADSSKAHLAVQAGNPLLPTPGCDVQSPWSCPAVRRGRTQVFDDSDGLRACPHLSGRPEGACSAVCVPVAFVDDSMGVLHVTGEVGWTPNDFEVFALEALAGQAAVRLGTIRSFEKAEIQAGTDVLTGLPNRRAVEDHLARFLGTRTSGAVAIADLDHFKALNDTYGHEVGDRSLRVFAEVLRGAVREQDIAGRWGGEEFVLVLPGMSARESVSILDRIRTDLAVACARGDGPLFTVSIGVVDTNAGTGLGTLIGLADQCLYAAKEAGRDRVIVGPVGTVAADGATFEALA; encoded by the coding sequence GTGAACCGACTTCTCCGGCGTTTCGTCGAACGAGACCTTTCCCTGGTCGTGCGCTTTCGTCGCGGTCTGCGGGCGGGGTTTCTCGTCGCTGCCGGACTGGCGGTCGGAACGCTGGTTCTCGTCGAGGTCGCGACCTCGTCGTTGAACCACGATGTCGGATACGGGCACGAACTCGCGACCCAGCGGGCCGAGGTCGCTCGGCTCAGCGAACGTCTGGCCCTGCTCGCCGGTGTCGATGACGCGGCCGAAGGGAACCGACTTCGCATCGAGATGGGCTCCGCCGTCGTCGATGTGGCGCGTCGCCAGACAGAGCTGCAACGTACGGACCCCGCACTCGCCGCGTCGACCGTCGAGTGGGAGGGCACTGTCGTGGAGTTCGACCGCGCCTTCGCCTCTGCGCTCGCGCTGCTCGACGAGTCCGTCGAGCTTCTCGCCGATCCCGACGCCTCGGCGCTCGTCGGTTCGCAGTCGGTCGTGGCGACGATCTCGGCCCTCGCTGCGCTGGACCCCGTCTACGAGGCCCGGACCGACACCCGGGCCGACGCGGTGTTCGAGACCACCGCGACCCTCCGGCAGCAAGGTCGATGGGTGGCCGGTCTCGCGCTCGCCGCTGCGATCCTGCGGCTGGTGGTGCTCGGGCGCCCTCTGGTGCGCCAACTCGAGATCGACAACGAGGAGTACCGGCGCACCACCGAGGAGGGCGTCGAGATCCAGATGCGATCGATCGTTTCGTCGCGCCTGGCCGAGGGCATGGAAGCGGTCGACGACGAGCAGGGTGTCCGTGTGGTCGTCGAGCGGACCCTGGCGCGGCTCATGCCGACGCGTCCGGCCGAGATGCTCCTGGCCGATTCGTCGAAGGCTCATCTGGCGGTTCAGGCCGGCAACCCGCTGCTGCCGACCCCGGGGTGCGATGTCCAGTCGCCCTGGTCGTGCCCCGCGGTGCGCCGCGGCCGGACGCAGGTGTTCGACGATTCCGATGGGCTGCGGGCGTGTCCGCATCTCTCCGGGCGCCCGGAGGGCGCGTGCTCTGCGGTGTGCGTGCCGGTGGCGTTCGTCGACGATTCGATGGGTGTCCTGCACGTCACCGGTGAGGTCGGATGGACACCGAACGACTTCGAGGTGTTCGCCCTCGAGGCGCTGGCCGGCCAGGCGGCCGTCCGCCTCGGTACGATCCGGTCGTTCGAGAAGGCCGAAATCCAGGCCGGTACCGATGTGCTGACGGGATTGCCGAACCGCCGAGCAGTCGAAGACCACCTCGCCCGGTTCCTCGGCACTCGAACAAGCGGCGCAGTCGCAATCGCCGACCTCGACCACTTCAAGGCACTCAACGACACGTACGGCCACGAGGTCGGGGATCGCTCGCTTCGGGTGTTCGCGGAGGTCTTGCGGGGAGCGGTGCGTGAGCAGGACATCGCCGGACGCTGGGGCGGTGAGGAGTTCGTGCTCGTGCTCCCCGGGATGTCGGCTCGCGAGAGCGTCTCGATTCTCGACCGTATCCGTACCGACCTGGCGGTCGCCTGTGCTCGCGGCGACGGGCCGCTGTTCACGGTGTCGATCGGCGTTGTCGACACGAACGCCGGCACCGGCCTGGGGACCCTGATCGGGCTCGCCGACCAGTGTCTCTACGCGGCCAAGGAAGCGGGCCGCGACCGAGTCATCGTCGGACCGGTCGGTACCGTCGCAGCTGACGGGGCGACCTTCGAGGCGCTCGCATGA
- a CDS encoding sensor domain-containing diguanylate cyclase produces MRPLHLRFARGYQIGLVIGVLIGAGVWFSTQSGLDAVQASNEDARIAAAVALDAQSVGATLGQIEDAPESLVLRADLARHATTLRESWTKLAPFADQPDDVRGLLSGSEGLAAQVTPFLDDVDLLAGSGAAGADALDEEPRVAASRLEGIAFEIADRVEPAIRAEEALADRAIADARTASHLLFVAAVGFLLLLVGLLLRPLRKRLELESAALTDANLVHQAEARRQELATHLSDGLEAAETEGETNLVVGRAFAKLIPDHEVEMLISPTGRGALTSAVVHPVHGGPGCTVDSTRSCPAVRRGRTMTYDDSAAINACPHLTGREGGARAATCVPISFMGESMGVLHATHDVGESLGQEEIDLLGMVASQVSIRLGTLRSFAQVEMQASIDPLTGLPNRRATEDRLRRLLSTGGTGSIAMADFDHFELLNDRHGHDAGDRALRMFAEAVREALRGEDWIGRWGGEEFLFVLPGMNASEAVVALDRVRGRLADACDRAETPAVTVSMGVVDTSAASGADELVRLADDALLAAKTQGRDRVVQGPVLGSFAADAAADDPHGIAAS; encoded by the coding sequence ATGAGGCCCCTGCACCTGCGGTTCGCTCGCGGCTATCAGATCGGTCTCGTGATCGGTGTCCTCATCGGCGCGGGTGTCTGGTTCTCGACACAGTCCGGACTCGACGCGGTGCAGGCGTCCAACGAGGACGCTCGTATCGCCGCCGCCGTGGCCCTCGATGCACAGTCCGTGGGCGCGACACTCGGCCAGATCGAGGACGCGCCGGAGTCGCTGGTCCTGCGGGCCGATCTGGCCCGTCACGCGACGACGCTCCGCGAGAGCTGGACGAAGCTGGCACCGTTCGCCGATCAGCCCGACGACGTTCGAGGGCTCCTCTCGGGGAGCGAGGGCCTGGCGGCACAGGTGACCCCTTTCCTCGACGATGTCGACCTTCTCGCTGGCTCCGGTGCAGCGGGCGCTGACGCTCTCGACGAGGAACCACGCGTTGCCGCGAGCCGGCTGGAGGGGATCGCGTTCGAGATCGCGGATCGGGTGGAACCTGCGATCCGCGCCGAGGAAGCGCTCGCCGATCGTGCCATCGCGGACGCTCGAACAGCGAGCCACCTGCTCTTCGTCGCCGCCGTCGGGTTCCTCCTGTTGCTCGTCGGCCTGTTGTTGCGGCCACTGAGGAAGCGATTGGAGCTGGAGTCGGCGGCGTTGACGGACGCCAACCTCGTCCACCAGGCCGAGGCGCGGCGCCAGGAACTGGCGACGCATCTGAGTGACGGCCTGGAGGCTGCCGAGACCGAGGGCGAGACGAACCTGGTGGTCGGTCGCGCCTTCGCCAAGCTGATCCCCGACCACGAGGTCGAGATGCTGATCAGCCCCACTGGACGCGGCGCACTCACCTCGGCGGTCGTACATCCGGTACACGGCGGTCCGGGGTGCACGGTCGACTCCACGCGGTCCTGTCCTGCGGTACGGCGTGGCCGGACCATGACGTACGACGACTCGGCGGCGATCAACGCGTGCCCCCACCTGACCGGCCGCGAGGGCGGCGCCCGGGCCGCGACCTGCGTCCCGATCAGCTTCATGGGCGAGTCGATGGGAGTGCTCCACGCGACCCACGATGTCGGCGAGTCGCTGGGGCAGGAAGAGATCGATCTCCTCGGCATGGTCGCGAGCCAGGTGTCGATCCGCCTCGGGACCCTTCGGTCGTTCGCGCAGGTGGAGATGCAGGCGTCGATCGATCCGTTGACGGGGCTGCCGAATCGTCGGGCCACCGAGGACCGGCTGCGTCGGCTGCTCTCGACCGGCGGGACGGGGTCGATCGCGATGGCCGACTTCGACCATTTCGAGCTTCTCAACGATCGGCACGGTCACGACGCCGGCGATCGCGCCCTGCGCATGTTCGCCGAAGCGGTCCGCGAGGCCCTGCGAGGTGAGGACTGGATCGGACGTTGGGGTGGCGAGGAGTTCCTGTTCGTTCTGCCGGGCATGAACGCCTCGGAAGCAGTTGTTGCGCTCGATCGGGTCCGCGGCCGGCTGGCCGATGCCTGTGACCGGGCGGAGACGCCGGCGGTCACCGTGTCCATGGGTGTGGTCGACACGTCCGCTGCCTCCGGCGCCGATGAGCTCGTGCGGCTCGCCGACGACGCGTTGCTGGCCGCGAAGACCCAGGGCCGGGATCGGGTCGTCCAGGGACCGGTACTCGGCTCTTTCGCCGCCGATGCCGCAGCCGACGATCCTCACGGAATCGCGGCGTCGTGA
- the groES gene encoding co-chaperone GroES, whose amino-acid sequence MPASVKKPISEDRMSLQPLEDRIVVRSSEAESTTASGLVIPDTAQEKPQQGEVIAVGPGRRSDTTGEIIPVDVAVGDTVVYSKYGGTEITVKGEDLLILNARDVLAKLG is encoded by the coding sequence ATGCCGGCGAGCGTGAAGAAACCGATCTCGGAGGATCGAATGAGCTTGCAGCCCCTCGAGGACCGCATTGTGGTCCGCTCCAGCGAAGCGGAATCCACCACCGCCAGCGGTCTCGTCATCCCTGACACCGCACAGGAAAAGCCCCAGCAGGGTGAAGTCATCGCGGTCGGCCCCGGCCGTCGTTCCGACACCACCGGCGAGATCATCCCCGTCGACGTGGCCGTGGGCGACACCGTCGTCTACAGCAAGTACGGCGGCACGGAGATCACCGTGAAAGGTGAAGACCTCCTGATCCTCAATGCCCGCGACGTGCTCGCCAAGCTGGGCTGA